GTAATCAACGATTCCAAGTCGACAACGGAGCGCGAATGGAAATGTACAAATACGCTTGCGGTCCTGGATTTGGGTACGTACATATAGTGTTTTTATATCATTATTATACATACCTTCTGCATTTTGTGGTAGATTTTAAGGCCCATAAATAGAGTAAAACTTTAATAATTAAGACTTAGCTTAGCTAATTCAAATCTAgctttaaaaaaataaaatcgaaatttgtatacccgatacttaaaatTACTATAGGGGTGGggtgtggatgtgtgtaacgtccagaaggaagcgtttccgaccccataaagtatacatatatattcttgatcagcatcaatagccgagtcgattgagccatgtctgtgtgtctgtctgtccgtctgtccgtccgttcgtccgtccgtctgtccgtccctatgggcgcctagatctcagagactataatttcgtcccacccccttccgcccacgcaatggagctagagaaaccaaatttttTATCCACAcctctgttagatctcactgtttcaagtgtatttcaaaatctgtggcatccacaatattgaaaaTACGAGAAAATTACGcccacaatcatagagaatgccCATATTTACCAGATTGccgatcagatcggatcatttttatagccaaaagtaacaaatcaatttgcagtggctacgcagcgcccgacgacacgttcagacacgttttctgtaTCTCCCGAACGCACTcattgtcgctcaatgtagccatactgagtatgtatcgggtataaatgtagagttacggtcgcagcagcaactcattTGTATTGAACTTTTAAACaaaattttgttttatttttaaattaattttttaaatatatataaaaaaatgaATGCATTAAATTATTTCTAAAGACTGGtatcaaaaaaataaatatatagaATCATATTCTGGTTGTGGGTTTCTCCGATCCGAAAGCAGAATTACCATCTGATAAAAAAAAGGGATCCTTGCTAGAATAACCGTTTTATCCCCTGTGCTATTGTCCAATTTGAATGAAATCTTAATGAGTTTTCTTATAACATCTTAACACTCAAATTTGAACGTCTAGTTTGATTAACTTCAGTATGTACGACTGACCGCAGCTTATAGGGAACTTTTCTTAAAAGCCTCCAATAAAAATGTTCGAGTTTTCAGTTTACATATTTCACCGCAGCGCGCTACAGTTTCACGCATCGAGGGATGCGATTTGTTAAGAATTTAGAAAATGTTATGCCTCGAATGTCACGGCTGTAGTACTACATCTAATAAAATTACACGGATGACAGTTTCAAAAGCAACcaaaaaaaatcatttttcaaaaattaacGTGATGGTcttatgtatgtatctgtGAGATACATTTAGATctgtaaaaataaaatttcgGGCGACGATGACTAcccaaaaatattttataaaaTCAATAAAGACTTATTTGAATATAATTCTGTCCCGATAAAAGAATCTAAATGTATTAACAGTTAACTAATTTAACGAATTGACTtgattattatacccgatactcaaaatgagtataggggtataataggtttgtggtgaaaatggatgtgtgtaacgtccagaaggaagcgtttccgaccacataaagtatatatattcttgatcagcatcaataaccgagttgattgagccatgtctgtttGTCCGTCTATTTCTGGCAGGCGATAAATTGGGCAAAAAAGTTGTATTATTTACCATTTTCATATgtcaataataaatataatatactatGTCCCCAAGTACAGTAAACGCTCGAAAGACATCACAatgtttattattatacaaacaaaataggttaggttaaggttaggttaaggcggtagccgggaggggggggataagagcctcccgcccccaagctcacttggacctataaaaggtccgttgtgttgctacaaacaaaataataattgAAAAATGTAATATTAATTCGCAGTGGCTTTTAgctttcagcaatcagatcagCCGACAATGTACGCACCTGCAAGCTGATTCTGCCTGAAAAAAGCTCTCAGATCAGCTGAGCTTTCAGCTCCGATTTCAGCGCCGACTTCAGCTCCGCCTTCAGCTATAGTGTGCGCGAGCCCTAAGTGTAGAattgcggtcgcagcagcaactcacaacgttcctcctCGTTTTTTGATGTGTTAATATCAGCTAATGTTCATTTTTGAAGTGCTTCTAGAAGTGCTTCACGTCTttccttattattattatttccttGCCAAATTTAACCTTAGAGTCAATATGACTAATTAAGAATTATATGTGAATCCCATTGTCAAAATATGTCTGGAGACGGCATTATAAAATTGATCACATGTTTTTAGCCATCAGAAAGATATAGAATATATACACACATAATTCTATATATTCTGATTAAGACGACAAGCCGATTCAATCTAGCTATTTTCGTCTGACCGTCTTTTTAAATGCactttaattatttttaatttttttagaCACTATGACCTGGGACAATGTCACCTTGGATACTGTGGAGGAAAACGTACCAAGAGCTCGTGCCGGCCACTGTGCAGTTGGCATCCAAAGTCGCCTGTATGTGTGGTCAGGACGGGATGGCTACCGCAAAGCATGGAACAACCAGGTTAGGGTGAGATATTCTCCTGTTAAAGTTTTGAGAAACTCGTTGCATTCGAATATAATATTAATTGATATACAACACACTCTCCTTCACAGGTTTGCTGCAAAGACCTGTGGTATTTGGAGGTGACGAAACCTCTTTACGCAGTTAAAGTGGCACTTGTGCGCGCATCCACACATGCTCTTGAGCTCTCTTGGACTGCAACCACCTTTGCAGCCGCATATGTTTTGCAGATTCAAAAAATAGAGCAAGCAGCAAATCCGAGCTCGAAGCAATCAGCTCAAAGTCTGGTGCAATATGGAACAACGTCTACAGTAGCCCCCCCAGCAAATGGCTCCGAAATTACACCGTCAGTTGGAGTCGAAGCTGCAGCTGCTTCATTAAAGTTTGAAAAGAGTCAAATTTCAGTGCTGCATCATGCGGCGGGGGCTGCGAGTGCATCCGAAGCAACCGTTCAGCCAGCAACAACTACGACTAAGCCTGCATCGGTATCGGGTAGCGTGGGTTTCACTGACATTTCACAATCTCCATCACCAAACACACAATTGCAAATGAAACCCATCTCTCGATTGTTAGtcgaagctgctgctgcttcattgAAATTCGAAAAGACTCCGGGCTCAATGCTTCAACATGCTGCGGGTGCTGCTAGCTCATCCGAAGCCGTCGGTCAACCACCATCAACTGCGACTAAGACTGCATCCGCACTGGCAAGCGTGGGATTCACTGACGTTCTACAATCGGCATCACCAAACACACAATTTCAAGTGAAACCTGTCACAGCTGTGGCCGGAACTTCTTTTACTGTACCAACATCGACGGTCGGTGTGCAACCGCAGATATCCATAATCAGCAGTACTGCGGTTTCAGTCGGAGGTAATGCTGCCACCACCAGTAGTAGCAGTGGCATGCTGCAAAAGTTTCGTCACAGTGTAGCCCCTTCAAGAACAGGTTCCACCACAACAGCAGTAGCAACAGTAGGCGGCGGTGACACTATGGCTGTACGCGTGTCTGGTTCAATGCCATCGAACGTTGTGCTTAGTTCTTCGGCTTCAAGTGGCAGCCTACGCCTAGTACCCAACGTAACTGCATCTCAGACACTGCGCATAGCAACCACACATAGCACTGGGGGAGGCGCTGCAACTAATATATTAAAAACAGCACTACCGAGCACTGCTGTTCAATCGCAGCACACGGGACAGGCGACAACGTCAATAGGTGGAAAGCAGTACTTTATCCAAAAACCGCTAACCCTGGCCCCAAATGTGCAGCTGCAGTTTGTTAAGACAAGCAGTGGCGGTATGACGGTTCAGACACTACCAAAGATGAACTTTAATATAGCCAAAGGCGCTACTTCACAGAGTCTTTCGATTGCAAATCAGCAGTTGTCTGCTGGCTCCGCTCAGATTCAGGTAAGGCAAGAAACTTACCAACCAAAATACATTACTTGTAACTGAACATTTTTTCTTAAAGATTACTTCAGGACCACAAAAGTCGGCGTCTTCGGCTGGTTCAACAGTTTCATCAGTGGCAGGATCGACGACGTCTACTAGCCAGCATAATAAACCTATTGTATCTGGAAACGTACTGAAGCTTGTTTCGCCCCACGCAATGACCAGTGGCGGCAAATTAATCATGAAAAATTCAAACATACTGCAGATGGGCAAGGTGACGCCAAACGTAATGGGCGGAAAGCCCGCTTTCGTTATAACAAACAAGCAGGGGACGCAACTGGGCAACCAGCAGATCATTATTGTTACCACTGGCGGCAGTCTGCGAACTGTTCCTGCCAGCACTGTGATGAGCACAGCTGGGACAGGAACGGGGACAAGCATAGTTAGTATAGTAGGCTCTACGTCGACCACCACTAGTACACTACAGGCGATTGGTGCGCAACGAGCCGTGATATCCAACCAGAGTGGCGTCAAAATGATACGCAACATATCATCAGCACCGGGATCACTAGCGACAGGTCAGAAAGTGAGTAGCTCTCCTCTACAGCAAAAGACAGCACTATATATAGGCGGGAAACCGGTCACTGTAATGAGCACGAATGCAGGCGTTGCTGGATCTGGCAGTAACTCAAATAAACTAGTGGTTTTACCAGGGACAAGTGCGACCAACGTGGGTTCTACTACGACACTTAGCGCCAGAAAAAGCTTCGTTAACATTTTTAATGCCGGTGGCAGTTCGCGTGCACTGACATTGGCGACCAAGAGTGTGCCAGCCAAGATTGTGCAGTCGGCACAGGTACAGGTACAAAAGGAGTCTGTAGCCGAAAAGAGCGCTCCGATTACGAATATAGCGGATACTGATCcgatggacgatataatagaGCAGTTGGATGGTGCTGGCGATCTATTACAAAAACATCCTACCCATGATGCCCAAGGGAGATCTGAAGAGGGGGTGAATGACGACAATGCCACATCTACGTCAATGTCAGCGTCAGGCCGGTCTGAAGGCCAGTCATCTGCAAGTGGCTCAAGCGATCACAATCAAAGCATAACAGACCAACAAGTGGGCATTGTTGAAGATATTACCGGCGTTAGCAGCACTACTGATGCCAGGGAAACACCGGCGGAAAGCACCGAAAGTGTTAATAGCACTGAATCCGGGGAAGATAAGATGAATAGCATTGAGTTTACGGTAATTAGTGTTTTCTGAAGAGGATATGACGGCATTTCtcattattttttgtttttttttaaaggcGAATCCTTCATCATCGGACAATACCTGCAGCCGACCGACAACGTCTGAGACTGAAGCCGCCACTATACTAACAAACATTAAAGCTGGGGAAGCTTCAGTTTTGGGGAGCGCAGGAGTCGGAAAGGATCCAGCCATCTCCACTACTCGTGGGGCGGGGGCCGACGGGGCTCGAGATACAGATGGCGATTTCAGTCAAGGTCATATATCTCATCAACACCAAAATGGTTTGTAGCCATTCGTCAGTGACATGGCACTGCTTTGATATTCATGGTATTTTGTCGTTTTAGTGGATGGCTCACATTTGGAGGCATTAGCTTCAGCAGCTGTGATGCAAGCAGCCACGGCAGATGCTACCGCTTCGATGAACTCTAGTCAAGTGGTCAAAATTTTGTTTGAACGATCGGGTAGTGGCACACAGCTAGCAAATGCAATTACTGACAATTCCCAAACCAATGTTGGTACCTTGACAAGTGCTTTACAGCAATATGTTTATTAATTTACCTCGACTGCTTTTTAGGATCAGCAAAACGCCATCGCCGTTGCAGCGCAAAACACCTCACAGAACGAAAACGATAAATGGCAAACAGTGGGGGTATTCAAAGACCTCTCGCATACAGTTACCAGCTATATTGACTCAAAGTATTTCAACGATACTCTTCTCGAAAGTTTAGATGCCGATAACTTACCGGACTTTAATCAATATCCACGTGTCAGCTTAGATCCGGGAACAGCTTATCGCTTTCGGTTGGCTGCTATTAATTCATGTGGCCGTGGTGAATGGGGAGAGGtttgttttaatttaattgatttaaatttgtattttatctATTGCCAAATGCCTTCTTACAGATATCCAGTTTTAAAACCTGTTTGCCGGGCTTTCCAGGTGCCCCATCGGCAATAAAGATTTCAAAGGACGTTAAGGAGGGCGCTCATTTAACATGGGAGCCGCCTCCGGCACAGAAAACAAAAGAGATAGTCGAGTACTCGGTATACCTGGCTGTAAAGCCCACGACGAAGGACAAGGCGTTGACGTCTCCACAACTAGCTTTTGTGCGAGTATATGTAGGTGCAGCCAATCAGTGCACAGTGCCGAACGCCTCGCTTTCTAACGCACATGTGGATTGCTCGAATAAGCCAGCTATTATATTCCGGATTGCGGCGCGCAACCAAAAGGGTTACGGACCAGCGACTCAAGTTAGGTGGCTGCAGGGTAATTAaagatttaaatataaaaatatatttttattgtaGCACCAATAAATGGTATCCTAAAATTTTTTAACTTCTTGTAGATCCTGCTACAACTAAACTACAGACGCCCGCAAACACGCCAAATTTAAAACGTGCTCAGGACAAGACTTTCAGTGGCACAGGCAGCCCGGCAAATTCGTACTGTTCACCGCAAAAGCGTGGACGTAGCGGGGGCTTGCAAGATTGATCATCTAATTAGATATAGTCTATAGATAGGTGTAGAAATAAAGGGGACATGTCACCATTAAGATTTACAGTAAATACAACTGCCACCGCCGCAAAAAATACAAACTAAAATCGAACCCATttcaaatatatgtatatatttgaGAGCTTGGGTAGAGCATTAACATCGGTGTGAATATATGACCTCCTGATGCGTATAGATGTTAAACACTTGCTATATAAGATGTTCACTGATTAACTTTGTGTAAGAAAATGACAAAATGAGAATTGatgaaatattaattatataaaactAATTTTGAGAATTAATTTTAACTGCTATTTCTTTTGCCGGACCTTTTGGGGGGAACGTTAATTTCCAGTGAATTTATTAGATGCATGTCAGGAATTCCAAATTTCGGATATCACCCTGTTCAGGCAAGAGGTACATGGCAACTTAGTGCTCcttttatatgtatatatacatacatatataggaGATCCGATTCTGACCTCCCGCGGACCCAAGCAAATCCATCTACAAGTGATTTATTTCTTTAATCTTATAAACGTAAACATAACACAAAGGATTTTTTACATGATTTCTAATCTGTTTCCGATAAGTGACGATCCATATAATATTGCACACTGACTTACGGGCACTGTTGTAAGTACATACAAACGGAATCGCATTTACATATGGAAATATGTACCTCATTTATAGTATATAGTATATTCATAGAAGTTtgcacataaatatatatatatatatatttaattctATTTTAACTGCTGCAATCGACGCAATTACGAAATCGTTGTACTTGATTCTGTATTTCTATCTGTACCTATCCTACTGGGCTCAATCACCGCCAAGCTTCATGAGCTCGACGGTACTTGTTGCTCTTGCTGATGTGTCGGGAATCGATGCTGTTCGTTACTGTTAGCACTGACATTGCCATTGCCACCAATTGACTGTTGCTGTTCTGATTCGCTTTTGACGCCGGTACTGGCAGCCAAACGAAATGCCACCTCATGGGAGCGCAGAATTGCTTCGGCCTGCTGGTGCATGCGAAGAGCGGTTTCTGGATGGTGGTGACTGTGTTGTGAATGGGCTTGCTGAGTAGTAGGAGCCACTGCGTGCTGTGAATAAGTTGACGCCTGGTGATGATGTTGTTGCTGATGATGGAGGGCCTCTATCGGATTCATTCCTCCTAGTGTTGAGTCTGGTTCTATGGAGCCACGCATCATGTTAACGTTCATGTTCATCGCAACGGACGACGCGTTAGCTGATGACTCGTTTTGCATCTGCAAGCTCGGCACATTTATGTTCGGCGAACGGCGGGAATTGTTCCCGTGAGAGTGCCCGTGCCCTAACAAATGTGACAACTGCTG
This genomic stretch from Drosophila miranda strain MSH22 chromosome 5, D.miranda_PacBio2.1, whole genome shotgun sequence harbors:
- the LOC108164444 gene encoding host cell factor isoform X1 gives rise to the protein MESSDFAGPTKGGVATATSAESEDLNKEQILHSERQTPNDMDTEESLESNVATNLSGFRWKRVLNPTGPQPRPRHGHRAINIKELMVVFGGGNEGIVDELHVYNTVTNQWYVPVLKGDVPNGCAAYGFVVEGTRMFVFGGMIEYGKYSNELYELQATKWEWRKMYPESPDNGLSPCPRLGHSFTMVGEKIFLFGGLANESDDPKNNIPKYLNDLYILDTRGVHSHNGKWIIPKTYGDSPPPRESHTGISFSSKNTGKLNLLIYGGMSGCRLGDLWLLDTDSMTWSKPRTLGQAPLPRSLHSSTMIANKMYVFGGWVPLVINDSKSTTEREWKCTNTLAVLDLDTMTWDNVTLDTVEENVPRARAGHCAVGIQSRLYVWSGRDGYRKAWNNQVRVCCKDLWYLEVTKPLYAVKVALVRASTHALELSWTATTFAAAYVLQIQKIEQAANPSSKQSAQSLVQYGTTSTVAPPANGSEITPSVGVEAAAASLKFEKSQISVLHHAAGAASASEATVQPATTTTKPASVSGSVGFTDISQSPSPNTQLQMKPISRLLVEAAAASLKFEKTPGSMLQHAAGAASSSEAVGQPPSTATKTASALASVGFTDVLQSASPNTQFQVKPVTAVAGTSFTVPTSTVGVQPQISIISSTAVSVGGNAATTSSSSGMLQKFRHSVAPSRTGSTTTAVATVGGGDTMAVRVSGSMPSNVVLSSSASSGSLRLVPNVTASQTLRIATTHSTGGGAATNILKTALPSTAVQSQHTGQATTSIGGKQYFIQKPLTLAPNVQLQFVKTSSGGMTVQTLPKMNFNIAKGATSQSLSIANQQLSAGSAQIQITSGPQKSASSAGSTVSSVAGSTTSTSQHNKPIVSGNVLKLVSPHAMTSGGKLIMKNSNILQMGKVTPNVMGGKPAFVITNKQGTQLGNQQIIIVTTGGSLRTVPASTVMSTAGTGTGTSIVSIVGSTSTTTSTLQAIGAQRAVISNQSGVKMIRNISSAPGSLATGQKVSSSPLQQKTALYIGGKPVTVMSTNAGVAGSGSNSNKLVVLPGTSATNVGSTTTLSARKSFVNIFNAGGSSRALTLATKSVPAKIVQSAQVQVQKESVAEKSAPITNIADTDPMDDIIEQLDGAGDLLQKHPTHDAQGRSEEGVNDDNATSTSMSASGRSEGQSSASGSSDHNQSITDQQVGIVEDITGVSSTTDARETPAESTESVNSTESGEDKMNSIEFTANPSSSDNTCSRPTTSETEAATILTNIKAGEASVLGSAGVGKDPAISTTRGAGADGARDTDGDFSQGHISHQHQNVDGSHLEALASAAVMQAATADATASMNSSQVVKILFERSGSGTQLANAITDNSQTNDQQNAIAVAAQNTSQNENDKWQTVGVFKDLSHTVTSYIDSKYFNDTLLESLDADNLPDFNQYPRVSLDPGTAYRFRLAAINSCGRGEWGEISSFKTCLPGFPGAPSAIKISKDVKEGAHLTWEPPPAQKTKEIVEYSVYLAVKPTTKDKALTSPQLAFVRVYVGAANQCTVPNASLSNAHVDCSNKPAIIFRIAARNQKGYGPATQVRWLQDPATTKLQTPANTPNLKRAQDKTFSGTGSPANSYCSPQKRGRSGGLQD
- the LOC108164444 gene encoding host cell factor isoform X2; the protein is MESSDFAGPTKGGVATATSAESEDLNKEQILHSERQTPNDMDTEESLESNVATNLSGFRWKRVLNPTGPQPRPRHGHRAINIKELMVVFGGGNEGIVDELHVYNTVTNQWYVPVLKGDVPNGCAAYGFVVEGTRMFVFGGMIEYGKYSNELYELQATKWEWRKMYPESPDNGLSPCPRLGHSFTMVGEKIFLFGGLANESDDPKNNIPKYLNDLYILDTRGVHSHNGKWIIPKTYGDSPPPRESHTGISFSSKNTGKLNLLIYGGMSGCRLGDLWLLDTDSMTWSKPRTLGQAPLPRSLHSSTMIANKMYVFGGWVPLVINDSKSTTEREWKCTNTLAVLDLDTMTWDNVTLDTVEENVPRARAGHCAVGIQSRLYVWSGRDGYRKAWNNQVCCKDLWYLEVTKPLYAVKVALVRASTHALELSWTATTFAAAYVLQIQKIEQAANPSSKQSAQSLVQYGTTSTVAPPANGSEITPSVGVEAAAASLKFEKSQISVLHHAAGAASASEATVQPATTTTKPASVSGSVGFTDISQSPSPNTQLQMKPISRLLVEAAAASLKFEKTPGSMLQHAAGAASSSEAVGQPPSTATKTASALASVGFTDVLQSASPNTQFQVKPVTAVAGTSFTVPTSTVGVQPQISIISSTAVSVGGNAATTSSSSGMLQKFRHSVAPSRTGSTTTAVATVGGGDTMAVRVSGSMPSNVVLSSSASSGSLRLVPNVTASQTLRIATTHSTGGGAATNILKTALPSTAVQSQHTGQATTSIGGKQYFIQKPLTLAPNVQLQFVKTSSGGMTVQTLPKMNFNIAKGATSQSLSIANQQLSAGSAQIQITSGPQKSASSAGSTVSSVAGSTTSTSQHNKPIVSGNVLKLVSPHAMTSGGKLIMKNSNILQMGKVTPNVMGGKPAFVITNKQGTQLGNQQIIIVTTGGSLRTVPASTVMSTAGTGTGTSIVSIVGSTSTTTSTLQAIGAQRAVISNQSGVKMIRNISSAPGSLATGQKVSSSPLQQKTALYIGGKPVTVMSTNAGVAGSGSNSNKLVVLPGTSATNVGSTTTLSARKSFVNIFNAGGSSRALTLATKSVPAKIVQSAQVQVQKESVAEKSAPITNIADTDPMDDIIEQLDGAGDLLQKHPTHDAQGRSEEGVNDDNATSTSMSASGRSEGQSSASGSSDHNQSITDQQVGIVEDITGVSSTTDARETPAESTESVNSTESGEDKMNSIEFTANPSSSDNTCSRPTTSETEAATILTNIKAGEASVLGSAGVGKDPAISTTRGAGADGARDTDGDFSQGHISHQHQNVDGSHLEALASAAVMQAATADATASMNSSQVVKILFERSGSGTQLANAITDNSQTNDQQNAIAVAAQNTSQNENDKWQTVGVFKDLSHTVTSYIDSKYFNDTLLESLDADNLPDFNQYPRVSLDPGTAYRFRLAAINSCGRGEWGEISSFKTCLPGFPGAPSAIKISKDVKEGAHLTWEPPPAQKTKEIVEYSVYLAVKPTTKDKALTSPQLAFVRVYVGAANQCTVPNASLSNAHVDCSNKPAIIFRIAARNQKGYGPATQVRWLQDPATTKLQTPANTPNLKRAQDKTFSGTGSPANSYCSPQKRGRSGGLQD